From Sporosarcina sp. 6E9, a single genomic window includes:
- a CDS encoding ATP-dependent RecD-like DNA helicase — protein MEGLTEELFILGRPLVTIFHNPDNLFTIARLKISKTNCDYEEKEIIVKGNFPQLSADDDYKFTGRLVNHPTYGAQFDVHTFAKEMPGTETGLIHYLSGDLFPGIGMKTAESIVDVLGTDAIKKILDDSTVLDTIPRLSDERKETLISVLEQNMGLERTIIQLNEWGFGPKIAMRIYQTYREDAIELLRENPYRLTEDIEGVGFQTADELGRNLGITGNHTFRIKAAILHSMNEAVQSAGHVYIEGKILLPGVKHLLEMIQPVEIPFSSISQSIIELIEEGKLIAENQRLYIPSLYYSEIGFASKLRLLLENELDNQFPVSEIRSAIGEVEERLEVNYAETQVSAIETALHSPAMILTGGPGTGKTTVIRGFVEVYAELHGLSLDPKEYAKKKEPFPIILAAPTGRAAKRMSESTGLPAMTIHRLLGFTGQEKEEETEREIEGSLVIIDEMSMVDTWLAHQLMKALPNDVQVLFVGDQDQLPSVGPGQVLKDMLDSGAIPVIELTEIYRQSAGSTIIEMAHMIKRSEWHDNIIGKTSDRSFIKASGNRILEAVEKIVRNAISKGHEIKDIQILAPMYRGPAGIDGINKMIQQMVNPPGPKRKEVTFGDVVYRIGDKVLQLINQPESNVFNGDMGEVIAIIKANETIDKKELLVVSYDGIEVTYERSDLNQLTLSYCCSIHKSQGSEFPIVIMPVVRSQRKMLKRNLLYTGITRAQKFLILCGEPEEFKAGIARTDELSRQTTLQERLGTENELNEGIETETHTNSKSQSQTASPSSNENTIDSAEDKEPGIYKLTMETFITIDPMIGMNGITPYNLEGVD, from the coding sequence ATGGAAGGATTAACCGAAGAGCTTTTTATACTCGGGAGACCGCTTGTAACGATATTCCATAATCCGGATAATCTATTTACAATTGCAAGATTAAAAATCAGTAAAACAAATTGCGATTATGAAGAAAAGGAAATTATCGTTAAAGGGAACTTTCCACAACTTTCCGCCGATGACGATTATAAATTTACAGGCAGACTCGTTAATCATCCGACATACGGCGCTCAATTTGATGTGCATACTTTTGCCAAAGAAATGCCGGGTACAGAAACCGGGCTTATTCATTATTTGTCGGGTGACTTATTTCCGGGGATAGGCATGAAAACCGCAGAATCAATTGTTGATGTACTCGGAACAGACGCCATTAAAAAAATACTGGACGATTCAACGGTTCTAGATACAATTCCCAGACTTTCTGACGAACGAAAAGAAACGTTAATCTCCGTACTTGAACAAAACATGGGGCTTGAAAGAACGATTATTCAACTGAATGAATGGGGATTCGGTCCGAAAATCGCGATGCGAATTTATCAAACGTATCGAGAAGATGCGATAGAGCTGCTCAGGGAAAATCCATACCGTTTAACTGAAGATATTGAAGGGGTAGGCTTTCAGACTGCAGATGAACTGGGTCGTAACTTGGGCATTACCGGCAATCACACATTTAGAATAAAAGCGGCAATCTTACATTCGATGAACGAAGCTGTTCAATCAGCAGGGCATGTTTATATAGAAGGAAAGATTCTGCTGCCCGGGGTTAAGCATTTGCTTGAAATGATTCAGCCTGTTGAAATTCCTTTTAGCAGCATATCACAATCGATTATTGAATTAATAGAAGAAGGTAAATTAATAGCGGAAAATCAAAGATTGTATATTCCATCACTTTATTATTCGGAAATCGGATTCGCCTCAAAGCTTCGATTACTGTTAGAAAATGAATTGGATAACCAATTTCCTGTATCAGAAATTCGAAGTGCAATCGGAGAAGTAGAAGAGCGACTAGAAGTCAATTATGCAGAAACGCAAGTCTCTGCTATCGAAACAGCGCTACATTCCCCGGCAATGATTCTTACAGGGGGACCCGGCACTGGTAAAACGACGGTTATACGAGGATTTGTTGAAGTCTATGCGGAGCTTCACGGGCTATCCCTTGATCCAAAAGAATATGCCAAGAAAAAAGAACCATTTCCAATAATTTTAGCGGCACCTACAGGCAGAGCGGCAAAAAGGATGTCTGAATCTACTGGACTTCCTGCAATGACAATTCACCGTCTATTGGGCTTTACTGGTCAAGAAAAAGAAGAAGAGACAGAGCGAGAAATTGAAGGCAGTCTCGTTATTATCGATGAAATGTCAATGGTTGATACATGGCTTGCTCATCAATTGATGAAAGCACTGCCAAATGACGTTCAAGTTTTATTTGTCGGAGACCAAGATCAGTTGCCATCGGTCGGCCCCGGTCAAGTATTAAAAGATATGCTCGACTCAGGTGCAATTCCTGTTATCGAACTAACCGAAATTTATCGTCAAAGTGCGGGTTCTACGATAATTGAAATGGCCCATATGATTAAACGTTCAGAGTGGCATGACAATATAATTGGTAAGACTTCTGATCGTTCATTTATTAAAGCCAGCGGAAATCGGATACTCGAAGCAGTTGAGAAAATTGTGCGTAACGCGATTTCAAAAGGACATGAAATTAAAGACATCCAAATTCTAGCCCCCATGTATAGAGGCCCGGCAGGAATCGATGGTATTAATAAAATGATTCAGCAAATGGTCAATCCTCCCGGTCCTAAACGCAAAGAAGTTACGTTTGGCGATGTCGTGTATCGAATTGGAGACAAAGTCCTTCAACTCATCAACCAACCCGAAAGCAATGTGTTTAATGGCGATATGGGTGAGGTCATTGCAATAATAAAAGCGAATGAAACAATAGATAAAAAAGAATTGCTCGTTGTTTCTTATGACGGCATTGAAGTCACCTATGAGCGCAGTGATTTAAATCAACTTACATTATCGTATTGCTGCTCCATTCATAAATCGCAAGGAAGCGAGTTTCCAATTGTAATTATGCCAGTCGTAAGAAGTCAGAGAAAAATGTTGAAACGAAATCTTCTTTATACTGGCATCACTCGCGCGCAAAAGTTTCTAATATTATGCGGAGAACCCGAAGAATTTAAAGCGGGAATCGCCCGAACAGATGAATTATCGCGGCAAACAACATTACAAGAACGTTTAGGCACTGAAAATGAGTTGAACGAAGGAATCGAAACTGAAACGCATACAAATTCCAAAAGCCAAAGCCAAACAGCAAGTCCGTCATCTAATGAAAACACGATAGATAGTGCAGAGGATAAAGAACCTGGCATTTATAAATTAACGATGGAAACATTCATTACAATTGATCCGATGATTGGGATGAACGGAATTACTCCTTATAATTTGGAAGGTGTTGATTGA
- a CDS encoding lipopolysaccharide assembly protein LapB codes for MNYNETGIAALQEGKYEKAVESFVKAIEEEPKNAVGYINMGNVFASLGDPEKAEPFFQQAITLDEDAGTAYYGLANLYFNNERYEEASKLYEKAIQKGVNEADAYYMLGKSLERSDQTKLALPYLQRATELAPNDLEARLSYGILLANMELFTQAAEEFKFVLENEEENADAHYNLGFLYAVSTERKEDALNHLKQAFTINPDYEQARYIYDMIQLDER; via the coding sequence ATGAATTACAATGAAACAGGAATTGCCGCGCTCCAAGAAGGTAAGTATGAAAAAGCGGTAGAGTCATTTGTGAAAGCGATAGAAGAAGAACCGAAAAATGCTGTCGGCTATATTAATATGGGAAATGTGTTCGCTTCACTGGGTGATCCAGAAAAGGCGGAACCTTTTTTTCAACAAGCAATAACGCTTGATGAAGATGCTGGAACTGCCTATTATGGCCTCGCAAATCTTTATTTTAATAACGAAAGATATGAAGAAGCATCTAAATTGTATGAGAAGGCAATACAAAAAGGCGTTAATGAAGCAGACGCTTACTATATGCTTGGGAAAAGTTTAGAACGGTCAGATCAAACTAAACTTGCGTTGCCTTATTTACAACGAGCTACCGAATTAGCCCCAAATGATTTGGAGGCAAGATTGTCTTACGGAATACTTCTAGCAAATATGGAGTTATTTACGCAAGCCGCCGAAGAGTTCAAATTTGTCCTTGAAAATGAAGAGGAAAATGCGGATGCACACTATAATTTAGGATTTTTATACGCAGTATCAACCGAGCGAAAAGAAGATGCATTAAACCATCTGAAACAGGCATTTACGATTAATCCCGATTATGAACAAGCACGTTATATTTACGATATGATTCAACTTGACGAACGGTAA